The following are encoded in a window of Burkholderiales bacterium genomic DNA:
- a CDS encoding PQQ-binding-like beta-propeller repeat protein, which yields MRIPKRRSHVWVTGAAAAAMSAVLFAAPVHAAQVDGNRLLNAEKEPGNWMTYHGTYKSWHYSPLNQINTGNVKNLKEAWSHVASRANRGLQGFPLAIDGVLYYSSPYNQLYALDGATGQVLWTYKQKLNEDLVARQTHGPYNRGIAAGYGNIYMGTLDGKLVAVDAKTGKLNWETKLVDSEKLTVGFTGAPLLVKDKVVIGAQGGEWPYRGPMFGVNAKTGEKVWEFFTVAGNEGTKSDARNTWGGESWRTGGGGGWMAGSYDPQTNTVWWGTGNPAPLYDWAGDKWMTEGPRPGTNLYTSSIIGLDPDSGELKMYFQVLPHDAWDFDPASGELMFIDKGGKTYVVHPSKNGFVYVFDRNMKVVNVYPGVDNINFVESINPRTGELVGRRDLAEGKHKDLCPAIAGGYSWNAGTYSPKTGLLYKVGFEWCMDLEVVRTEPILEPFAQLNIGANFTFNKTTPDGKPARGHIRARDPITGKIKFEIPYRVPPHAGLLTTAGDLLFVPEADGMLVAYDARSGRKLWSHNNGTGHNGGIISYMAKGKQYVAVMTGWGSLVGDGYGDLWGEPWVSMPKDAGVLKVFALP from the coding sequence ATGCGAATTCCGAAGCGTCGCAGCCACGTATGGGTGACTGGAGCGGCCGCCGCGGCCATGTCCGCGGTGCTGTTCGCAGCACCGGTGCACGCTGCGCAGGTCGACGGCAACCGTTTGCTCAATGCAGAAAAGGAGCCGGGCAACTGGATGACCTACCATGGCACCTACAAGTCGTGGCACTACAGCCCGCTCAATCAGATCAACACCGGCAACGTGAAGAACCTGAAGGAAGCGTGGTCGCACGTGGCCTCGCGCGCCAATCGCGGCCTGCAGGGGTTCCCACTCGCCATCGACGGCGTGCTCTACTACTCGAGCCCTTACAACCAGCTCTACGCGCTGGACGGCGCGACCGGTCAAGTCCTCTGGACCTACAAGCAGAAGCTCAACGAAGACCTGGTGGCGCGCCAGACCCACGGACCGTACAACCGCGGCATCGCGGCCGGCTACGGCAACATCTACATGGGCACGCTGGACGGCAAACTGGTTGCGGTCGATGCCAAGACCGGCAAGCTCAACTGGGAAACCAAGCTGGTGGACTCGGAAAAGCTCACCGTCGGGTTCACCGGAGCGCCCCTGCTCGTCAAGGACAAGGTCGTTATCGGCGCGCAGGGCGGCGAGTGGCCTTATCGCGGGCCGATGTTCGGTGTGAACGCCAAGACCGGCGAGAAAGTGTGGGAGTTTTTCACCGTGGCCGGCAACGAGGGCACCAAGTCCGATGCGCGCAACACCTGGGGCGGCGAGTCCTGGCGCACCGGCGGCGGCGGCGGCTGGATGGCCGGCAGCTACGACCCGCAAACCAACACCGTGTGGTGGGGCACTGGCAACCCGGCGCCGCTCTACGACTGGGCCGGCGACAAGTGGATGACCGAGGGCCCGCGTCCGGGCACCAATCTGTACACGTCTTCGATCATCGGACTCGACCCGGACAGCGGCGAGCTGAAGATGTACTTCCAGGTGCTGCCGCACGACGCCTGGGACTTCGACCCGGCCTCGGGCGAGCTGATGTTCATCGACAAGGGCGGCAAGACCTACGTGGTGCACCCGAGCAAGAATGGGTTCGTCTACGTGTTCGATCGCAACATGAAGGTCGTCAACGTCTACCCCGGCGTTGACAACATCAACTTTGTCGAGAGCATCAACCCGCGCACCGGCGAGCTGGTCGGTCGTCGCGATCTGGCGGAAGGAAAGCACAAGGACCTGTGCCCGGCCATCGCCGGCGGCTACAGCTGGAACGCGGGCACCTACAGCCCCAAGACGGGGTTACTCTACAAGGTCGGGTTCGAATGGTGCATGGATCTCGAGGTGGTGCGCACCGAACCGATCCTGGAGCCCTTTGCCCAGCTCAACATCGGCGCGAACTTTACCTTCAATAAGACCACGCCGGACGGCAAGCCCGCCCGTGGGCATATCCGCGCGCGCGATCCCATCACCGGCAAGATCAAGTTCGAAATCCCCTATCGGGTGCCGCCGCACGCCGGTCTGCTGACCACCGCCGGCGATCTGCTGTTCGTGCCCGAGGCCGACGGCATGCTGGTTGCCTACGATGCCCGCAGCGGACGCAAGCTCTGGAGCCACAACAACGGCACGGGCCACAACGGCGGCATCATCAGCTACATGGCCAAGGGCAAGCAGTACGTCGCGGTCATGACTGGCTGGGGCTCGCTGGTCGGTGATGGCTATGGCGACCTGTGGGGCGAGCCCTGGGTCAGCATGCCCAAGGACGCGGGCGTGCTGAAGGTGTTCGCTCTGCCATAA
- a CDS encoding transporter substrate-binding domain-containing protein, which yields MSTRILLWLSTAALLLAAPLLHARTLEEIKARGTISVCANPDALPYAANRPDEPGFQLELARKIAEGLGVGLTTEWIVARRRISQVNCDMLLDSVNDPAVYEGRLLLSRPYHRTGVALGLRGDASAVLGFDDLRDGRKVGVMVGSLASVVLGKKGIRTSPYAFEQDMIEDLLRGALDAVAVNPATFAYHAARRPDAGLRLVHAYETTPELSWQVSVALRNADEALRGEVDRVLERLLAEGTLAQIYTRYHVEHRVP from the coding sequence ATGAGCACGCGTATCCTGCTATGGCTCAGCACTGCCGCGCTGCTGCTCGCAGCGCCGCTGCTGCACGCCAGGACCCTGGAGGAAATCAAGGCGCGCGGGACGATCTCGGTGTGCGCCAACCCCGACGCGCTGCCTTACGCGGCGAACAGACCTGACGAGCCCGGCTTCCAGCTCGAGCTGGCGCGCAAGATCGCCGAGGGACTGGGCGTGGGTCTGACCACCGAATGGATCGTGGCGCGGCGCCGGATCTCGCAGGTCAACTGCGACATGCTGCTCGACAGCGTCAACGATCCGGCCGTATACGAGGGCCGGTTGCTGCTTTCGCGTCCGTATCACCGCACCGGCGTGGCGCTCGGTCTGCGCGGCGATGCGTCCGCGGTCCTAGGATTCGACGATCTGCGCGACGGGCGCAAGGTCGGCGTGATGGTAGGCTCGCTCGCCAGCGTCGTTCTGGGCAAGAAAGGAATCCGGACCTCGCCGTACGCGTTCGAGCAAGACATGATCGAAGATCTGTTGCGTGGCGCGCTCGATGCCGTCGCCGTCAACCCGGCCACCTTCGCGTACCACGCTGCGCGCCGCCCGGATGCCGGCCTGCGCCTGGTGCACGCTTACGAGACGACGCCCGAGCTGAGCTGGCAGGTGTCAGTGGCCCTGCGCAACGCCGACGAGGCGTTGCGTGGCGAGGTCGATCGGGTGCTGGAACGGCTGCTCGCCGAGGGGACGCTCGCGCAGATCTACACGCGCTATCACGTCGAGCATCGCGTGCCCTGA
- a CDS encoding DUF4340 domain-containing protein, which produces MKSRLIVNLILLAALVALGLYVYLRPESETAPDSAITTLKREQVDRIRVERRGSPTIELDKRGGEWYLRAPFKTRADVFQVDRLLDVAAATSKQKLPRTDLARFELDPPRVVVTLNDQSFAFGAVNEVTNEQYMALGDAVYLVPPYLGYGIPTDASKLISHRLLGPGEAPSGFDFGRWKAIKDGQGKWSLSGALPRQDALSQDDLNRWADEWKIVSSLAAEPHRGARARERVSVRLGADKAIVFEILAREPEVRLLRTDENVLYKLGAEAGRRLLDPWAVAEKT; this is translated from the coding sequence GTGAAATCGCGGCTGATCGTCAACCTGATCCTGCTCGCGGCGCTGGTCGCGTTGGGGCTCTACGTCTATCTGCGCCCCGAGTCGGAGACGGCGCCGGACAGCGCCATCACGACGCTCAAACGCGAACAGGTCGATCGCATCCGCGTCGAGCGCCGCGGTTCCCCGACCATCGAGCTGGACAAGCGCGGCGGGGAATGGTATCTGCGCGCCCCGTTCAAGACCCGCGCGGACGTTTTCCAGGTCGACCGCCTGCTGGACGTCGCCGCCGCCACCAGCAAGCAGAAACTGCCGCGCACGGATCTCGCGCGCTTCGAGCTGGATCCACCGCGCGTGGTAGTGACGCTGAACGATCAGAGTTTCGCGTTCGGTGCGGTCAACGAAGTCACCAACGAGCAGTACATGGCCTTGGGTGACGCCGTCTACCTGGTGCCGCCGTATCTCGGCTATGGAATTCCCACCGATGCCAGCAAGCTCATCAGCCATCGCCTGCTGGGCCCGGGGGAGGCGCCGTCGGGTTTCGATTTCGGGCGCTGGAAGGCGATCAAGGACGGGCAGGGCAAATGGTCGCTGAGCGGCGCGCTGCCCAGGCAGGATGCGCTTTCGCAGGACGATCTGAACCGCTGGGCCGACGAGTGGAAGATCGTCAGCAGCCTGGCCGCAGAGCCGCATCGCGGCGCGCGCGCGCGCGAACGCGTGTCGGTCAGGCTGGGCGCGGACAAGGCGATCGTGTTCGAGATCCTCGCGCGCGAACCGGAAGTCAGATTGCTGCGCACCGACGAGAACGTGCTCTACAAGCTCGGCGCGGAGGCGGGCCGACGTCTGCTCGACCCCTGGGCGGTAGCCGAGAAGACATGA
- a CDS encoding cytochrome c: MTSSATRFRLAAATAALLAVMAGATPARADEAKKPFDVKGTFRNICGFCHEDYGRKAGKGPQLMNSSSTDQQLFNMIKNGKPGRMAAFGGVFTDEQIWEIVKFIRNLKPEEHP, encoded by the coding sequence GTGACGAGTAGCGCAACAAGATTCAGGTTGGCCGCGGCGACGGCGGCGTTGCTGGCGGTCATGGCCGGCGCCACGCCGGCCCGGGCTGACGAGGCGAAGAAGCCGTTCGACGTCAAGGGTACCTTCCGCAATATCTGCGGCTTCTGCCACGAGGATTACGGGCGCAAGGCGGGCAAGGGGCCGCAGCTGATGAACTCGTCCAGCACCGACCAGCAGTTGTTCAACATGATCAAGAACGGCAAACCCGGCCGCATGGCGGCGTTCGGCGGTGTGTTCACCGATGAACAGATCTGGGAGATCGTGAAATTCATCCGCAACCTCAAACCCGAGGAGCATCCATGA
- a CDS encoding pitrilysin family protein — protein MMVTRLLRCAHLLCAVWAMATARAAAPAPEVPVHRHTLANGLQVLVKADRRAPVAVSMIWYRVGSADEGNGQTGISHVLEHMMFKGTSTLAPGEFSRRIARAGGRDNAFTSRDYTVYHQRLPKEQLPLALSLEADRMANLRMSEEEFAREMRVVMEERRQRVEDSPHALLFEQLLATALLVNPERQPIIGWMHDLENLRLSDTQRWYDSWYAPNNATLVVAGDVDPDAVFDLAERHFGALAPRTLPQRKARHEPVQRGIRRIAVKASAELGQVVLAYRVPVLRDLDGGQEPYALWMLSEILDGHDAARLPRALVREAQIANQVSASYDGLGRASGLFVVSATLAPGRSPQEFEAAWRAQLRQVIEAGISQAEMKRVKAQAVASQIYQQDSVFAQASQIGRFNALGLPLDAATRLIRKLETVSPEQVREAARRYLLDDVLTVAVLEPQPIDQPRAQTLPEPTDEHR, from the coding sequence ATGATGGTCACGCGCCTCCTGCGCTGTGCGCACCTGCTTTGCGCCGTGTGGGCGATGGCAACCGCGAGGGCGGCAGCACCAGCGCCAGAAGTTCCGGTTCACCGGCACACGCTCGCCAACGGCCTTCAGGTCCTGGTGAAAGCCGACCGCCGCGCGCCGGTCGCGGTATCGATGATCTGGTATCGGGTCGGCAGCGCCGACGAAGGCAACGGCCAGACCGGAATTTCGCATGTGCTCGAGCACATGATGTTCAAAGGCACGAGCACGCTCGCGCCGGGCGAATTCTCCAGGAGAATCGCGCGCGCCGGCGGCCGCGACAACGCCTTCACCTCGAGGGACTACACCGTCTATCACCAGCGCTTGCCCAAGGAGCAGCTGCCGCTCGCGCTCTCTCTCGAAGCCGATCGCATGGCGAATCTCAGAATGAGTGAAGAGGAGTTCGCGAGGGAGATGCGCGTGGTGATGGAAGAGCGGCGTCAACGCGTGGAGGACAGCCCTCACGCGCTGCTGTTCGAGCAGCTTCTGGCAACCGCGCTGCTGGTGAACCCCGAGCGCCAGCCGATCATCGGCTGGATGCACGATCTGGAAAATCTGAGGCTTTCCGATACACAGCGCTGGTACGACAGCTGGTACGCTCCGAACAATGCCACGCTGGTGGTGGCGGGCGACGTCGATCCGGACGCGGTGTTCGATCTGGCCGAGCGGCACTTCGGCGCCCTTGCACCACGCACGCTGCCGCAACGCAAGGCCAGGCACGAGCCGGTCCAGCGCGGCATCCGGCGCATCGCGGTCAAGGCAAGCGCCGAGCTGGGGCAGGTGGTGCTGGCCTATCGCGTGCCGGTGCTCCGGGATCTCGACGGCGGTCAGGAGCCTTACGCGCTTTGGATGCTGTCGGAGATTCTGGACGGCCATGACGCCGCGCGTCTGCCGCGTGCGCTGGTGCGCGAAGCGCAGATCGCCAATCAGGTGAGCGCCAGTTACGACGGACTCGGGCGCGCCAGCGGGCTCTTCGTGGTGAGCGCCACGCTCGCACCCGGGCGCAGTCCACAGGAGTTCGAAGCAGCCTGGCGCGCCCAGTTGCGCCAGGTGATCGAGGCGGGCATTTCGCAGGCAGAGATGAAACGAGTCAAGGCGCAGGCGGTGGCCTCCCAGATCTATCAGCAGGATTCGGTGTTCGCCCAGGCCTCGCAGATCGGCCGTTTCAACGCGCTCGGCCTGCCGCTTGACGCCGCCACTCGTCTGATCCGCAAGCTGGAAACGGTGTCGCCCGAGCAGGTGCGCGAAGCCGCGCGCAGATACCTGCTCGACGACGTGCTGACCGTGGCCGTGCTCGAACCGCAGCCGATCGATCAGCCGCGCGCGCAGACCCTGCCCGAGCCAACCGATGAGCATCGCTGA
- the coaD gene encoding pantetheine-phosphate adenylyltransferase, translated as MKARYSRVVYPGTFDPLTRGHEDLVRRAANLFDEVIVAVADSRGKQPFFSLEERVAMAKDVLAGHDNVRVEGFAGLLMDFLRRQDAKVILRGLRAVSDFEYEFQMAGMNRNLYPDVETLFLTPAEQYQFISATIVREIASLGGDISPFVNPRIVSRIKAKVRA; from the coding sequence ATGAAAGCGCGCTATAGCCGCGTGGTCTATCCCGGAACGTTCGACCCGCTGACGCGCGGCCACGAGGATCTGGTGCGCCGCGCGGCCAATCTGTTCGACGAGGTGATCGTCGCAGTGGCCGACAGCCGTGGCAAGCAGCCGTTCTTCTCGCTCGAGGAAAGGGTGGCGATGGCGAAGGACGTGCTCGCCGGGCACGACAACGTGCGGGTGGAAGGCTTCGCCGGGCTGCTGATGGATTTTCTGCGCCGCCAGGATGCCAAGGTCATCTTGCGCGGCCTGCGCGCCGTGTCGGACTTCGAGTACGAGTTCCAGATGGCGGGGATGAACCGGAATCTGTATCCCGACGTGGAAACCTTGTTCCTGACGCCAGCGGAGCAGTATCAGTTCATTTCCGCGACGATAGTGCGGGAAATCGCTTCCCTGGGCGGCGACATCTCGCCGTTCGTGAACCCGCGCATCGTCTCGCGCATCAAAGCCAAAGTCCGGGCCTGA
- a CDS encoding pitrilysin family protein, which translates to MSIADAARCALLAIFCGLALEAPAALPIETWRADSGAKVLFMEVRDLPIIDVSVEFAAGTSRDPRDKAGLARLTVHMMRLGAGSLSESGVSDRLADVGARLVSRLDVDRAGYALRTLSAPQAREAAVSVLEAILAEPAFDAGIFERERTRALAGLREALSRPGTIAERQLQARLYPGHPYGLPASGDLDSLARLTREDLLWFHRQHYVADRAVVAIIGDLSRTQAQHLAQRLTARLPTTSGVPRALPPVPPLEAAVEAWVEHPASQAYLRIGALGLRRGDPDFYALWLANQVLGGGGWTSRLTAELREKRGLTYSAGSYFAPSALEGPFVLVAQTQRAQAAEALAVMRETLRRFVEEGPGKEELEAAKQNVIGGFVLRVDSNEKIHEYLGLIGFYDLPLDYIERFPREIGKLTVQQVREAVRRRIDPARMVTVVVGPPAGG; encoded by the coding sequence ATGAGCATCGCTGACGCAGCCCGATGCGCGCTCCTGGCGATCTTCTGCGGCCTCGCTCTGGAGGCACCGGCGGCATTGCCCATCGAGACCTGGCGTGCAGACAGCGGTGCCAAGGTTCTGTTCATGGAAGTGCGCGATCTGCCGATCATCGACGTTTCGGTGGAGTTTGCCGCCGGCACGAGCCGGGACCCGCGCGACAAGGCCGGGCTCGCGCGGCTGACCGTGCACATGATGCGATTGGGCGCGGGTTCGCTGAGCGAGTCGGGCGTTTCCGATCGCCTGGCTGACGTCGGGGCCCGGCTGGTGTCGCGACTCGATGTGGACCGTGCCGGCTACGCGTTGCGCACGCTGTCCGCACCGCAGGCCCGCGAAGCGGCTGTGTCCGTGCTCGAGGCGATCCTGGCCGAACCGGCTTTCGACGCCGGAATCTTCGAGCGCGAGAGAACACGCGCGCTGGCGGGACTGCGCGAAGCGCTGAGCCGTCCCGGCACGATCGCAGAAAGGCAGTTGCAGGCGCGCCTGTATCCGGGACACCCCTACGGTTTACCCGCGAGCGGCGATTTGGATTCGCTGGCCCGGCTCACGCGCGAGGACCTGCTCTGGTTCCACCGCCAGCACTACGTGGCCGACCGGGCGGTAGTGGCGATCATCGGCGATCTGTCGCGAACGCAGGCGCAGCACCTGGCACAGCGCTTGACCGCCCGCTTGCCGACTACCAGTGGCGTGCCGCGCGCCCTGCCGCCAGTGCCGCCGCTGGAAGCCGCCGTGGAAGCCTGGGTGGAGCATCCGGCCAGCCAGGCCTATCTGCGCATCGGCGCGCTTGGATTGCGACGCGGTGATCCGGACTTCTACGCCCTGTGGCTTGCCAACCAAGTGCTGGGCGGAGGCGGATGGACGTCACGGCTTACCGCCGAGCTGCGCGAGAAGCGCGGACTGACCTACAGCGCCGGCAGCTACTTCGCGCCCTCCGCGCTGGAAGGTCCGTTCGTGCTCGTGGCGCAGACCCAGCGCGCGCAGGCGGCCGAGGCCTTGGCGGTGATGCGCGAGACTTTGCGGCGTTTCGTGGAAGAAGGCCCGGGCAAGGAGGAGCTGGAGGCCGCGAAGCAAAACGTCATCGGCGGCTTCGTTTTGCGAGTGGACAGCAACGAGAAGATCCATGAATACCTCGGGCTGATCGGCTTCTACGATCTGCCGCTCGACTACATCGAGCGCTTTCCGCGAGAGATCGGCAAGCTTACCGTGCAGCAGGTGCGCGAGGCGGTGCGCCGGCGCATCGATCCGGCGCGCATGGTCACCGTGGTGGTGGGACCGCCTGCCGGCGGCTGA
- a CDS encoding GldG family protein encodes MKMSRKLRLALLVQNSLFVVLLVGIVGVVLYLTKDIKTQWDLTQGKRNTLSEASADVLRQMRGAVSVTAFATRQDTEGDLRKTIQDFIAPYQRVKHDFSLSFVDPREEPKRAQEAGVRLNGELVVEYGGRRENLTNLSEQDLTNLLVRLMRSSERMVMYLDGHGEGKLDGRGNLDLGDFGNQLIAKGFKIGALNLAVAQDVPDNVSVLLIAGPRADLLPGEVNRIKRHLERGGNLLWLMDPDSLRGMGALAEYLGLELLDGVVLDPQAGAMGMPAAFALGSPAGGHPITERSPMITLFPYARRVAAHAQSKFRFTPLVEAAARGWLETGGLTNARFDANRDLRGPIVVAGALEREVGERKQRVVVAGSGRFLSNQYLGNVGNLDLGVNMINWLAGDDTLITIQPRVRADLNLQLPWLATVAISYGFLVILPLGFLMAGSLIWWRRRRA; translated from the coding sequence ATGAAGATGAGCCGCAAACTGCGCCTCGCCCTGCTGGTGCAGAACAGCCTGTTCGTGGTCCTGCTGGTGGGCATCGTCGGCGTCGTGCTCTACCTCACCAAGGACATCAAGACGCAGTGGGACCTGACCCAGGGCAAGCGCAACACCCTGAGCGAAGCCTCGGCGGACGTGCTGCGCCAGATGCGCGGAGCGGTGAGCGTCACGGCGTTTGCCACCCGCCAGGACACCGAGGGCGATCTGCGCAAGACCATCCAGGATTTCATCGCGCCCTACCAGCGGGTCAAGCATGATTTCTCTCTGTCTTTCGTCGATCCGCGCGAGGAACCCAAGCGCGCGCAGGAGGCGGGCGTACGGCTGAACGGAGAGCTGGTGGTCGAGTACGGCGGGCGCAGGGAGAATCTGACCAATCTGAGTGAGCAGGACCTCACCAACCTGCTCGTGCGGCTGATGCGCTCCAGCGAGCGCATGGTCATGTACCTCGACGGCCACGGCGAGGGCAAGCTCGACGGCCGCGGCAACCTCGACCTGGGCGACTTCGGCAATCAGCTCATCGCCAAGGGATTCAAGATCGGGGCCCTCAACCTGGCCGTGGCGCAGGATGTCCCGGACAACGTGTCGGTGCTGCTAATCGCGGGCCCGCGCGCCGATCTGCTCCCCGGCGAAGTAAACCGCATCAAGCGGCATCTCGAACGCGGCGGCAACCTGCTCTGGCTGATGGATCCGGACTCGCTGCGCGGGATGGGCGCGCTCGCCGAATATCTCGGGCTGGAACTGCTCGACGGGGTAGTGCTCGACCCCCAGGCCGGCGCGATGGGCATGCCCGCCGCGTTTGCGCTGGGCTCGCCGGCGGGCGGGCACCCGATCACCGAGCGCTCGCCGATGATCACGCTGTTTCCTTACGCGCGGCGCGTCGCCGCCCACGCGCAGAGCAAGTTCCGCTTCACGCCGCTGGTGGAAGCTGCCGCGCGCGGCTGGCTGGAGACCGGCGGCCTGACCAACGCCCGCTTCGATGCGAACCGCGACCTGCGCGGGCCGATTGTGGTGGCGGGTGCGCTGGAGCGCGAAGTGGGAGAGCGAAAGCAGCGTGTGGTCGTGGCCGGCAGCGGCCGCTTCCTCTCCAACCAGTACCTCGGCAACGTGGGCAACCTCGACCTGGGCGTCAACATGATCAACTGGCTCGCCGGCGACGACACGTTGATCACGATCCAGCCGCGCGTGCGCGCCGATCTGAACCTGCAACTGCCGTGGCTGGCCACAGTGGCCATCAGTTACGGCTTCCTGGTCATCCTGCCGCTCGGCTTTCTCATGGCCGGCAGCCTGATCTGGTGGCGCCGGCGGCGCGCGTGA
- the mutM gene encoding bifunctional DNA-formamidopyrimidine glycosylase/DNA-(apurinic or apyrimidinic site) lyase: MPELPEVETTRRGLVARLCGTMITELAVRERRLRWPVERKLSVRLRGARIRAIERRGKYLLVDCGGGWLILHLGMSGSLRILPQGTPAGRHDHVDFLLANGQLLRLTDPRRFGAVLWAGSDPLSHPLLAHLAPEPLEAAFTAEWLHARLAGRKAAIKSLLMDGHIVTGVGNIYAAEALFRARIHPATPGRRLGPARCARLVEAIRKTLQAAIAAGGSTLRDFVAADGRPGYFQQEYYVYGRAGQRCRVCGTRIRSLRQGQRATFYCPRCQRF, from the coding sequence ATGCCGGAACTGCCCGAAGTGGAAACCACGCGGCGCGGCTTGGTCGCCCGCCTGTGCGGGACAATGATTACCGAGTTGGCCGTGCGCGAACGCAGGTTGCGCTGGCCGGTCGAGCGAAAGCTTTCCGTCCGGCTGCGCGGCGCGCGGATCCGCGCCATCGAGCGGCGTGGAAAATACCTTCTCGTCGACTGCGGCGGCGGCTGGCTGATCCTGCACCTGGGGATGTCCGGCAGCCTGCGCATACTGCCGCAGGGCACGCCGGCCGGCAGGCACGATCATGTCGATTTCTTGCTGGCGAATGGACAGCTGCTGCGACTCACGGATCCGCGCCGCTTTGGCGCCGTGCTGTGGGCGGGCTCCGACCCGCTGTCGCACCCGCTGCTCGCCCACCTGGCGCCCGAACCGCTGGAGGCCGCGTTTACCGCCGAGTGGTTGCACGCGAGGCTGGCCGGGCGCAAGGCCGCGATCAAGAGCCTGCTGATGGACGGGCATATCGTCACCGGCGTAGGCAACATCTACGCCGCCGAGGCCCTGTTCCGCGCCCGCATTCATCCGGCCACGCCCGGACGCCGGCTCGGTCCCGCGCGCTGCGCCAGGCTGGTGGAAGCGATTCGCAAAACGTTGCAGGCCGCGATCGCCGCCGGCGGCAGCACGCTGCGCGACTTTGTCGCGGCCGACGGGCGGCCCGGATATTTCCAGCAGGAGTACTACGTCTACGGGCGCGCGGGCCAGCGTTGCCGTGTGTGCGGCACGCGCATCCGCAGCCTGCGCCAGGGGCAGCGCGCAACTTTCTACTGCCCGCGCTGTCAGCGTTTTTGA
- the rsmD gene encoding 16S rRNA (guanine(966)-N(2))-methyltransferase RsmD, translated as MGAHRIRIIGGAWRSRRLRFPDSGDLRPTPDRIRETLFNWLNQRLDGLACLDLFAGSGALGFEAASRGARAVTMVERDPLAFRALQENSRLLGAAHVELLRADALAFLQSDARRFDVVFLDPPYRLKLLPVLLQRLPAHLEQGAKVYLEAQRLPDMPQGYEVLRRARAGAVQCALVQWRPHESAL; from the coding sequence TTGGGCGCGCATCGCATCCGCATCATCGGCGGGGCATGGCGAAGCCGGCGGCTGCGCTTCCCCGACTCGGGCGACCTGCGACCCACGCCCGATCGCATCCGTGAAACGCTGTTCAACTGGCTAAACCAGCGCCTCGACGGGCTTGCTTGCCTGGACCTGTTCGCGGGCAGCGGTGCGCTGGGGTTCGAGGCAGCTTCCCGCGGCGCGCGCGCGGTCACGATGGTCGAGCGCGACCCGCTCGCGTTCCGCGCGCTTCAAGAAAACAGCCGGTTGCTGGGGGCGGCGCATGTCGAGCTGCTGCGCGCGGACGCGCTGGCATTCCTGCAGTCCGATGCGCGCCGGTTCGACGTGGTGTTTCTCGACCCGCCTTACCGGCTGAAGCTGCTGCCCGTCCTGCTGCAGCGACTGCCCGCCCATCTAGAGCAGGGCGCCAAGGTCTACCTGGAAGCGCAGCGGCTACCCGATATGCCGCAGGGTTACGAGGTGCTGCGGCGCGCACGCGCCGGGGCCGTGCAATGCGCGCTGGTACAATGGCGGCCGCATGAAAGCGCGCTATAG
- a CDS encoding YfhL family 4Fe-4S dicluster ferredoxin gives MALLITDECINCDVCEPECPNGAISQGEEIYQIDPAKCTECAGHFDRPQCQEVCPVDCIIVDPQHVESKEQLLLKYNALTAAKAPAG, from the coding sequence ATGGCGCTGCTGATCACCGATGAATGCATCAACTGCGACGTCTGCGAGCCGGAATGTCCCAACGGCGCGATCTCGCAGGGCGAGGAGATCTACCAGATCGACCCGGCGAAATGCACCGAGTGCGCGGGGCACTTCGATCGTCCGCAGTGCCAGGAGGTCTGTCCGGTGGACTGTATCATCGTCGATCCGCAGCACGTCGAGTCGAAGGAGCAACTGCTGCTCAAATACAACGCGCTGACCGCGGCGAAGGCGCCGGCCGGTTGA